cccccctccccctcctccccttcctaaATGGTCTATTGAATTGTGATACAAGTCACCGTGATCACTAATTAAATTTTACAATGAGCAAGGCTATCGTTTCCGAAGAAAAAAATACTGGTAAGTAGGAGGAAACTGTACAGACCTTTCTGAAATAAGAATCTACTCTTGACGTAATTTAAATGCTGATAATTTTTAAACGAGTGGAATATACTGCAGTCGCTCGCGAAtaaagtgggggggagggggagggggagggggagggggagggggagggaggagggagggaaaagATGACAATTAACATTTAACACAAAAATGAATGAGCATTTCTTTTTCTAAACGGTCGCCATCGCTCTGGGGCAATGAATATTCATAACataagaaaggcaatggcaaagaaaattaagcaaataatctcTAGCGTGGCAACAGAAAGTTGTCCTACTTCTACGAAAAAGTAAATCAATAAACATAGTTTTTAGTTAATTACCCTGAAACACTAAATCTTGAAAGAGAAATaaaatgaagttgctggttaaatGAATGATACTGTAACTGAAACTTCCTTGTGTAAAAAGAACTTTAAGTAATCTCAGCGTAACTTAACGCAAAAATTGGAAAAAAGGCAATTTACTGCGAATTGCTGAAAGATTTCATTTACTTTAAACAAATGAGCAACTGTTAAACTTCGTAAGTTTGTtctgttggtcttcagtccagagactgctttgatggaactctccatgctactatatcctatgCAAGATCCATCTCCCTGTACCTTCTGaacctgcttcgtgtattcatctcttcaccctctgcgatttttaccttccccgctgccctccaatactaaattgctgattcatagatgcctcagaatatgctctaacaAAAGATCTAGTCTACTCAAGTTGAGCTACACATTTCTCTTCAATTTTGTTCAGTACCTCAACATTActtacgatctacccatctaatcttcagcattcttctgtagcaccacatttgggaagctcttctcttcttgtccaaactatttatcgtccatgtttcacttccatacatgactacactccataaacatgctttcagaaacgattttctgacgcttaaatctatactcgatgttaacaaatttctcttcttcagaaacgcgttccttgccattgccagtctatattttataccctctaTACTTCGACTatcatttgttattttgatccccaaatagcaaaacgtgtttactactttaagcgtctcatttcctaatctaattcacgcagtatcacctgatttaattctaatgtattccattatcctcgttttgcttttgttgatgttcatcttatatccttctcaaGACAcggtcctttccgttcaactgctcttccaaatcctttgcagcCTCTGACAGAATGCGAACctcaaggcttttatttcttctccatggattttaatacctactcccagttgtttagtttcctttactgcttgctcaatatacagattgaataacatcggggataggctacaaccctgtctcactcccttcccgaccgctgcttccctttcgtttcCCTCGactctcttaactgccatctggtttctgtgcatattgtaaatagcttttcgctccctgttttatccctgccacctttagaatttggaagagtactccactcaacattgtcaaaagcatttctctaagtctatagatgcttgaaacgtatgtttgcctttcctcaatctattttctaagataagtcgtgtatACATTTCAGGAACAATATGCTGTAAAATTCAATGTATCATGTGTGGCTGCAAGACACCATATGCACATTTTCTTTTACAGGGTCTTGCCAACTGCTTCAAAAGCTGCCGCCCTAAGATCAGCTTCAAACTGTAACATGGAAGACAATCGGACGCCGCCAGTAACGGAGTCGTCGGAATCTCCGGTCGAAGGCGTACAAATTATCGTCCACCCCGCAGGCGCTGCTGAAGTTAAGCGGAAGGATACAAACACTTTAGCCATGTTGGGTACTGATTCTCTAGATAGGGTGTCAAAAGCAAGTGACGGCCTCAGCAGTTTCTCCATGGGTGTGTTGGCAAAATTCGGCGTTGATGAAGCTTACAGACGTGAGATGCTAGAGAACCGTTACATGGGTTCCACGGAGTCTTCAGATCTCCCAGAGCGCCTTCAGGCTATCGAAGAGTACTTCAATGCTGCCTACGGTTCTTTCGCTTTACCGTTGGGTGTCTCGGGCAGTCAAGAGCAAGGTGCCGAGGAAGCTTCCAGAGAAGGCGCAGTTAGCATTGAAGGTCTCACggagaaaaagaggaagaagctAGATAGAAGTTTCATAGTGCACCAGAAATTTTGGGAGGGAACTCCGGGGAGTAGTGGTAGTGAAGGGCGAAGTGGGACACCCGAGGGTGACGTTCTCAAGTCCTCTGTAGGGACCCTAAGTAGCACCACCCTCGGAACTGTGGTGCAAGTTGAGGAACCAACAGCTGGCAGCAGTCCCAAGCCGGTCCCCGCCGGAGAGGCACAGAGCGCTCCTGAGAGTGCTGGAAAGGCGATGGTGCGACAGGGTGACGCTGAGCAGTCCTCCATAGGAACACTAAGCAGCACGACAGGCGGACCTGCAGAGCAAGGCGACGGTGGTCGTAAATCTGGAAAGGCGGTTGTGAGAGAGCGAGGAGCACTTTACCATATGAGTGCCACAGCGGACGCAGCCATAAAAATAGCGTGCGACTACCTGCTTACCAGCGCCAAATGCGTGGCGTGTGTGGTCGGTCACGCCCTAAAAGCGCATGGCTTGTCTTTATATCTGCTGAAATTATCAGAGGCGGCATTGAGTGGAGAGAAGCTGGCAATATTTAGACATTCTATGAGTTTAACCGCACGGTTCACTGGTTTCGCAGTAGAAGCGGTGGAGGCCGCCTTACAGTACCACAAGAGTGCTCTGGGCTACCTCCCAGAAACGCAAGGGTCCTTGCCCGCATTCCAGGTGCGTGGGGCACTGCGAGAAGAGGTGCTCTGGCAAGTCATCAGCGCTGCAGAGGAAATACAGAAGCTAACTCTGCAGGAACACGGTGTCAGGGCGGAAGAACTGGCCGAGAAACGACATGTGGCGGAAGCTATGGCTCGCATACTGTCGTCGGCCCTCGAACGGGTAAACGACGCTAATGCGTTTACAAAGGAAGTAGTTTGCAAGTTCGATAAGTCCTTGCACGACAAGGCAATGGCAGTGACTGTGAAGGGGGCAGCTGATTACACCCTGTTCGTGATTTTCGAAACGAAAAAGATGCTCGGTATTCTATCTGAAGTGACGGCAGGCACTGGAAGTGGGAGATCGACTGAAGAGGAGGCATCTGGTGGAAGCGTTTCCCAAGACGTGCCTGTGAAAGACAGCGCTCCGGCATCGGACGTCCCCGAGGGCGACGGAGACCGTGGTGCCGTTGCCTAGCTGCGTGGGCAGTACAGTTTCACTGACTACTTCAAAAAAGAAGGAATTCCTTGCATGATAGTTCTAAGTAACTGATGTACTCCTCAGCTGTATTGTCAACGAAAGTttagattttaatttttaatacaaTTTACTTAAATATCATAGTAGAAATAACTACCTGGTTTACACATGACGTGTAAATCGGTGTTTGGGTGTAGCGGTGGTGGTATTCCTTTTTAGTCATAAAAGCTTCTGTTGTACGTGAAGTAGTGCATACGTGCAAGAAATAATACGGGCAATGGTATACAATAATGTCCTTTAATGTCAAATGTGCCTTACATATTACAATTTTTACTGTGTCTGTCCTTAATACATTGAACACTTTGTGAATAAAAGATTCGCTCTTACATTATATTGGTGAATTTTCATTGGGTCACTTCTATTTCTAATTACGTTCCTTTTTTTAGGTTTAGAAGTAAAGAAAGCACTGTCACACTGTCATGCCTTAATACAACATGATACGTCGCTTTGGTCAAAAATTTTACCACGATTACCATCCATATTGGCGCTACTACATCTGTGACAAAATCTGTTATTCATCACATATTGTACATAACGCTTCCAAACAATCACTGATGAAACCTGATGCATCTAAACTTCAACACGTCGGTTTATATTCCGTGTAATACAGGAATGTTGAACTATCCTGTTCCACGACCAATCTGCTCATGTACAGGTTACCTACTGGGAGAGTACAGTCGATACACGCTGTTGATTTAAAGTAGTTGGGAACTAATAACCAACAGTGGGAAAAAGTGACGAGACATTATTCGTGTCACCTAAATAGTTACACTTAAAGTATTTTTAATTCCGCAAATAGCTTAAGTTGGTGCTCAGTAAGTACTTTCTTAACTGCCACCATTGTGCAAGCTACGCTATAGCAATTTCGGAACGAGAGTAGCTACTTATTTGCCCTAACGCCAGCGAGTCGGTTTTTGCTCTTGTTTTCTTAAGGGACTACATTTTCGTAACTTTGTTGCTGTCATGTACAGTCATCCTACGAATTAACTTTTTCTGGCTGGAACGCTTCCAGAAACCGATAAATTTGCCAAGTGCATCAGTCCCCGAAAATTATTGTGTTGAAGCTTATTTCGAAATTAGAAATTTCAGAAGCTATTATTTTATTGCTGTAATTCAGGAAGGTGAGCTAATTCATTTGAAAACGGATATCTAAAAACAATCCGCGCGTAAAACGTTGAAGAGGCAGGGGACCCTCCCTCCCGGATCTGCGCCTGAGATGAGAAATTTTCGTATGAAGTAATTCGTGGAGAGCCTGCGAAACTAAATTGATGCTTGTCGCTGTCTATGGATCGTCACTTACGAAGTGGTAACTAACTAAAAACTGTTTGTAAAAATCGGAGTGTCCAGTTTGGTAAATAATTGTATTAAATTGAAGGAATTGACAATACATTGCGATAAGTCTCGGACAAATACTTAACGTAAGCATATTCAGGCTATCAAGGTATATATTAACTGTAAATGCATTTGTTCTCCATATAGCTGACCGGCCCCGATTACTGGATAATTCCATAAGTTTCACTTGAATTTTTGAAGTAATTTTTTAAGGTTATTATGAAGACCGTGGAGCTATGATGGAAATTTTCCTGTCACTGACAATGTTTCAACCTAACGAAGAGCTTTTGTGTGCAAATTCTTGGATAACAGATAAAACAGTTTATGAATTGTCGAAAGGAATTAGACGAAGCACACCTCCCTCTCCCTATGATTCTAGCTATCTGGAGAAGGGCTATATTTCGTAgaattttgtgtgaaaactcttgcaCAGTACAGGTATAGCAAAGAAATCTGGAAACCTGACAAACCGGACCTCTTAACGCTGCACAAATTCACTACCAGCGAGCCTTAAACTCTGACCTTGAATAACGACACTTGAGTACTGTAAGCGAGCCTTCCAGGACTGACGTATTGGTGTGCACGTTTACCTCAACTTCACAAAGTGTAACTGATGTGCGTGCGGCACTTCTCTTCTATGGAACTATAAAATAGTATTTTCTTTACATCAGGCGAGTGTACCATAGCCTTTGGCTACATTTAGCCTGTTAACTTTTGGACTGCTTACTGAAATTTCTCTAAGTCTAGACAGTCAAATCCTTGAATCAGGTGTATCACCTTGAAGTGTCTACATTGCTAATAATAGGGTGTGTACTCAGTAATGGCGCAAGAACTTGCCAGAAGGATGACCACTGGTATAAGCCACCTATAGAAAAGATCTTCACGGCTGTTCTTCACACCCTGAAAGATCCATGCCTTGAAGCTGCGTCTATCATTAAGCAGTTTGGCACGTTTTCGGTTCCTCTCTTAGAACATATGTTGGAAGTTTTGTAAAGTCTAATTACGAAGAAATCTGATAAACGTCTCTGGAGGAACTGTCAACAATAGGATACGAAATGGACGACCATTGGAAGAAGTCTACAACGTAGGGTATAGGGAACATGTCTGAAGAGCAGTTTCAACATACCTTCCACTAAACAAGTGCATGGTCAGTAGACAGCGAATAATAGTACTCATGCCCTGTATATTCACCAGTCCACCTGGGACGCCAGGGTAAGTA
The Schistocerca gregaria isolate iqSchGreg1 chromosome 1, iqSchGreg1.2, whole genome shotgun sequence genome window above contains:
- the LOC126278430 gene encoding uncharacterized protein LOC126278430 codes for the protein MEDNRTPPVTESSESPVEGVQIIVHPAGAAEVKRKDTNTLAMLGTDSLDRVSKASDGLSSFSMGVLAKFGVDEAYRREMLENRYMGSTESSDLPERLQAIEEYFNAAYGSFALPLGVSGSQEQGAEEASREGAVSIEGLTEKKRKKLDRSFIVHQKFWEGTPGSSGSEGRSGTPEGDVLKSSVGTLSSTTLGTVVQVEEPTAGSSPKPVPAGEAQSAPESAGKAMVRQGDAEQSSIGTLSSTTGGPAEQGDGGRKSGKAVVRERGALYHMSATADAAIKIACDYLLTSAKCVACVVGHALKAHGLSLYLLKLSEAALSGEKLAIFRHSMSLTARFTGFAVEAVEAALQYHKSALGYLPETQGSLPAFQVRGALREEVLWQVISAAEEIQKLTLQEHGVRAEELAEKRHVAEAMARILSSALERVNDANAFTKEVVCKFDKSLHDKAMAVTVKGAADYTLFVIFETKKMLGILSEVTAGTGSGRSTEEEASGGSVSQDVPVKDSAPASDVPEGDGDRGAVA